One segment of Mycobacterium spongiae DNA contains the following:
- a CDS encoding DUF2613 domain-containing protein, producing the protein MNRIVAPAAASVVVGLLLGAAAIFGITLMVQQDTKPPLPGGDPSSSVLNRVEYGNRS; encoded by the coding sequence ATGAACCGGATCGTCGCGCCCGCCGCCGCGAGCGTGGTGGTTGGTCTGCTGCTGGGTGCGGCCGCGATCTTCGGTATCACGTTGATGGTCCAGCAGGACACGAAGCCGCCATTGCCCGGGGGCGATCCGTCGTCGTCGGTGCTCAACCGGGTCGAGTACGGCAACCGTAGCTAG